A genomic segment from Bubalus bubalis isolate 160015118507 breed Murrah chromosome 5, NDDB_SH_1, whole genome shotgun sequence encodes:
- the LOC123465807 gene encoding putative tripartite motif-containing protein 49B: MWKRGESVKLHLPWPVVRQLSAWPIPGLIDWLNQFQVYIALDNERVTPRVPVFEDLRCLLAGPDGPGVNNTSPRSKYFLAWGAESFTSDQCYWEVDVAGYCNWAIGFCNDCWERFLTQREFFYFFVSERTISAVSLPPPHCHLNMSKSLWVGCGCSWILTVVP, from the exons ATGTGGAAAAG GGGTGAGTCAGTGAAGCTGCACCTGCCCTGGCCTGTAGTCCGACAACTTAGTGCATGGCCCATCCCTGGACTCATAGACTGGCTCAACCAATTCCAAG TGTACATTGCACTGGATAATGAAAGAGTCACTCCTCGTGTCCCTGTGTTTGAAGATCTGAGATGTCTGCTGGCTGGTCCTGATGGTCCTGGTGTCAACAACACTTCACCAAGATCTAAAtattttcttgcctggggagcCGAGTCATTCACTTCTGATCAATGCTACTGGGAGGTGGATGTGGCGGGCTATTGCAACTGGGCCATTGGATTTTGTAATGATTGTTGGGAACGGTTCTTGACTCAGAGGGagtttttctacttctttgtatCAGAGAGAACAATCagtgcagtttctttaccacctcCCCACTGTCACCTCAATATGTCAAAAAGCCTCTGGGTTGGGTGTGGGTGTTCCTGGATTTTGACGGTGGTGCCGTGA